The DNA segment CCTCCGCACCGGTGATGAACACGCCGCGCCCGGTGGCGTCCGCACGGCCCAGCGAGCCGCCCAGCGCAATGGGCTTGCCGGTCACGACGCCCGTGGAAGTGCGGCCCACGTTCATCGAGTAGGTGTCCATGATCCATGCCATCGTCTGCGGGTTGGTGTTCACGTCGGGAGCGGGAATGTCTTTCTCCGGCCCGATGATCAGCCCGATCTCGGTGGCGTAACGGCGCGTCACACGCTCGATTTCCCCGGTGCTGTACTTGCGCGGATCAATTCTCACGCCGCCCTTACCGCCGCCGTAGGGCAGGTTGACGGCGGCGTTCTTGATGGTCATCCACGCCGACAGCGCCATCACTTCGCTTAAAGTCACGTCCTGGTGAAAGCGGATACCGCCCTTGGCCGGGCCGCGCGAGGTGTTGTGCTGCACGCGGTAGCCCTCGAAATGCGCCACGGTGCCGTCGTCCAGATGGACCGGCACGTCCACCACCAGAATACGTTTGGGCCGCTTCAGGGTTTCTACCCAGTACGCCAGCTTGCCCAGGTACGGCGTGACCCGCTCCACCTGTTCCAGATAGATCTCGTATGGCCCGATGTGGTTGGGATCGAGGTAGCTGGGAATGTCGTGCGCGCCGTATTTCTTCTGTTTGACGTGTTCGGGTTCCTGGGTGGCGGTCATGCGGAGGCTCCTTTTTTGGGGTGCGGGCTGTGGGCTGCGGGCTGTGAAAGAGGGAAATGGGAGGCGAGAGCCATGCTTATGGACACTCCGCTCATGGATACACCCCGCGCATCACTGTCGCGCCGTGTAGGCGGTTCAGGGCCACGGCGTAGGCAGCGGTCCGCAGATCGATGTCGCGGGTCCGCATGAACTCCATCACGGTGTCCACAGCGGCGTTCACGCGCTCGTCGATGGCTTCTTCGATCTCTTCTTCGGTCCAGAAGAAGTTGCTGGCGTCCTGCACCCACTCCAGGTAATTGACCACCGCGCCGCCCAGGCTGGCGACCAGATCGGGCAGCACGGTCACGCCGCGCTCCTTGAGAAAGCGCTCGGCTTCGGGCAGCACGGCGCGGTTGGTGGCTTCCACCAGATAGTTGGCGCGCACCGCGTGGGCATTGCTGGCGTTGATGGCCCCGTAGTCGTAGGCCAGCATCAGCACGTCCACGTCCAGCTCCAGCAGCTCTTCCACGGTGATGTCGGTGGCGAAGCCCTGCACGGTGCCGAACAGCTCGCGGTGCTGCGACAGGGCCTCCAGATCGAGGCCGCCACTCGCAAAGGTGGCGCCGCTCTGGTCACTGACGGCGATCACCATCGCGCCCTCGGCGGCCAGGGTCTGTGCGGCCTTGCGGCCCACGTCGCCAAAGCCGTAAACGGCGCACGGAGCGCGGTTCAGACTGCGCCCGGCCTCTTTCAGCACGCGGGCCGTGACCAGGGCAGCGCTGCGGCCCCGCGCGTCCTTGCTGGCGTAACTGCCGCCCAGCGGCAGGGGTTTGCCCACCACCATCCCATTGACCGTGGTGTCGGTGTTCTGGTTGTAGGTGTCCATGATCCAGGCCATCATCTGCGCGTCGCTGCCCACATCGGGGGCCAGGATGTCCTTGCGCGGCCCGATCAGCTCCACGATCTCGGAGGTGTAGCGGCGCACCAGTCCCTCGGTCTCGTGCGGGCTGAGGGTGGCCGGGTCCACGTCCACGCCGCCCTTCGCGCCGCCGAGGGGCAGATCGGCCACCGCCGCCTTGAGGGTCATGATCGCGGCCAGCACCTCGCATTCGTGGGCGTTCAGGCCCTCCTTGAGGCGCATGCCGCCCATGCTGGGACCGCGCGCAGTGCTGTGGACGGTACGGAAGCCCTTGAAGACCCGGACCGAACCGTCGTCCATCTGCACCGGTAGATTCATGCTCACGGTGCGCTTGGGATACTTGAAATAAGCCAGCGACTGAGCGGTGATGTCGCAGTGGGGCAGCGCCTGCTGAAGCTGTTCCATGAGGCCCTGCCAGTTGAGTCCTGATGCCCGCATGTGGGGTTCTCCTTTGTGGGGTGGGGTAAACGGTGCGATGAAGTGAACGGTGAACAGGGGTGGAACCGAAGCATAGACGCAGGTGCCAGACCGGATGTCTGGACCCTGCTTACACCGCCCGGATGGTCTGCTTTGGAGCATACACACATAGACAACGCCTAGACAACGCCCCGGTCATCACAGGACCGATTCGTGCGGTGGGTCTGGCCCAGGAAATGTTGTGCCCTCTGTTCTAACGCTGCCCATCCGCCTCGTCAAGCCGAAAACATGAGACCAGGACAAAGAAAAGGGCTGAAGCGGTTCCAGCTCCCACACCAGGGGAGACGGCGCAGAAGACCTGTCGATTGAAAGGTCAGTCTCGTTAGGTTGTCCGCTCAGGCAGGACGGTGGGGCGGATCAGCGCGCGCGCTCGATCTCGCGGCGGGTCAGATCTTCCAGTGCGTGCCGCGCTTCTGATGCCGGAAAGGCTTGCAGGGCGTCCACGGCCAGCGCGGCGCGGCGGCGGATTTCCTCGCGGGTGCGCGTGAATGCACCCGTCTCCAGCGCCAGCTCACGCACGCGGTCCACATCGCCGTCCCGCGCGGCGCGGCGTTCCAGAATGCGGCGCACCTCGGCCCCGTGTGGCCCGTCCAGCAGCAGCAGCGAAGGATAGGTGGCCTTGCCCTCGCGCAGGTCCCCGCCCACCGGTTTGCCAATCATCTCCTCGGTTCCGGCGAGGTCCAGCAAGTCGTCCTGCATCTGAAAGGCCAGACCGTACTCGCGCCCAAAGATGCACAGCGCCTCGTGGGCGCCTGCCGAAGCGCCCAGCAGCGTGGCCGGGGCGCTGGCGGCCAGCTCGGTCAGTGCCGCCGTCTTGCCGTGGATCACGGTCAGGTAATGCTGCAAATCGTATTCCTGATACGCCGCCACCTGAAATTGCAGCACCTCGCCCTCGCAGATCACGCCTGCCGTCTCGCCAAAGGCGCGGGTCAGGGCCGGGCCGCCGCTCATGCCCGAGAGCAGGGTCAGCAAGCGCGCCAGCATGAAATCGCCGCTCATCACGCTGACCACGTTGCCGAAGCGCCGGAAGGCCGACTGCTGCCCGCGTCGGGTGTCGGCGTCGTCGATCAGATCGTCGTGTAGCAGTGAGGCCGAGTGCAGCAGTTCCACGCACACCGCCAGGTCCAGCACGGCGTCCCAGCCGGGGCGGGTGGGCGAGGCCCCCAGCATCTGCGCCGAGAGCAGCGCCAGCAGAGGCCGGATGCGCTTGCCCCCCGCCGCCACCAGATCGTCACCGATCAGCTCGATAAATTCCACGCGCGAACGCAGCACCGCTTTCAGACGCGTCTCGAAAGTCGCATCGGGAACGCTCAGGGCCAGCACGCCGGTCATGGCCCACAGTATATGAGCGGATGGGGGGACAAAACGTACCGGAAGGCGCAGGGTGGACGGTCCAGACCTGCCCTGCTCGCGTTCTGTCTCTAAAGGATTGTTTCCCCCTGTCCCTCCCTTTTTCTCCCTGTACGTGGTAAAAATGCAGGTATGGAAAGCGTTGTTGCCCTCTTTCGTGAGCCGGATCAGGCCAAGGTTGTACTGGAAGCCCTGAAATCCCGTGGTTTTGAACGCGATCATCTGGGCTTTGCCCTGAGCGACGCCGTGGCTGAGGAAGAGCTGGCGCAGTCCACGGGGGTCAGCCCGGAGGAGGGCGCGCCTGCTGGATCGGCAGCCGTCATCCGGGGCGGATTGATGGGGGTGCTGGCGAGTCTGGCCCTGACGGTGCCCATCTGGCTGTTGATCCTGGTCTTCCCGGTAACCCGCATCTATCAGGAAGGCGGGCTGCTGGGCATCATGTACGGCGCGATTGGCGGCCTGACCCTGGGCGGCCTGTTCGGCGCGCTGTCGGGCAGTGACAGTGGCGACTACGTGACGCTGCTGCGCCGCATGGGCGTGCCCCCGGTGCAGGCCGAGCGCTTCAACGCGGGCATCAGCGACGGCCACGTCATCGTGATCGCCCGTGACCCCAGCACGGCCCGCGCCGACGAGGCCCTGAGCCTGATGCGTCAGCACGGGGCCATCAAGCTGGATGACGCGGCGGGCAAGGGCCGTCTCCAGAGCGAACGGATCGGCCAGGGCGGCAACTGAGCGCAGGGGTTGAGAAACAGAAGTTGAGAAGAGCGGCGGGGCGGTGGGGGAGACCCTAGCGCCCCGCCTCCTTTGCTGTGTTTTTTGGGTCCACTGTGTCTTTTGGACTCGCAGCACCACCCGCTGTCACCGCGTCCCCCGCTGGGACTGTGCCGCCTGCCAGCCGTGCCAGTTCCGCCGCGTCGCAGACCCGCACCGTGCGCCGTTCCAGCACGATCAGGCCCAGCCGGTAAAACTCGCCCAGCTTGCGACTAACGATTTCTGGCACGGTGCCCAGCAGCGCGGCCAACTCGGAATTGGTGGGCAGGGCGTGTGGCGTGGCCGCATGTTCCAGCAGGTAGGCGGCCAGCCGCTCGCCCAGTTCGCTGAAGACCAGACTGTCCAGCCGTCCCAGCAACTCGGCCTGCCGCCGCGCGAAGTAGGCGATCACCGCCTGTGCCAGTGTTGGCGTATTGAACACGGCCTGCCGCACCGCGTCCACCGGCAGGGCCAGCAGTTCGGTGGGACTCTGGAGGGCCTGCGCGTGGGCCGGGTAGACCGCCCGACTCTGGAAGGCGGCGATTCCTGCCACCAACTGTCGCGGCCCCTCCACATGCAACGTCAGTTCGCGCCGTCCGCCGCGCGCCAGCCGGTAAACCCGCACACTGCCACTGGCGACGACATACAGCGCCTCCACGGGCTGCCCAGCCTGAAACAGATGCTGTCCACGCGTCAGCCCCAGGAAGTGGCCCCGTTCGGCCAGCGGCAACAGATCGGCTTCCTGCGCGCCCTGAAAAATGGGGGCATGACGCAGGAGGGCCAGGGCGCGTTCAGGGGTCACAGGGGTCTATGCTGCCACGCTTCAGCCACCTAACAGCGTCACCAGCACCTGCCCCGGCTGAAGGGCCAGCAGACTGATGGATTCGTTGCCGTCATGGACCGCCACCTCGCCTGCCTTCAGGGTCTGCGTGGTCTGCGCCCGGACCTCGATCTCGCCCGACAGGACGGCCAGAATGGCCTGCGCACTGGGGTGGCGATGGGGCGGAATGCCCTGCCCGGTCTCCAGCGTGAACAGCAGTGACCGCCCGTGCGGGGTGACGGTCAGGACCTGTGGGGGTGCGGCGCGTTGAATATCTGTGGGTTCGGTGGTCATGATTTTTCTCCTTGTAAAGAGGCTCCAGCCAGTGCAAAGCGCTGCAATGACACCCGCATGCGCGACGCCATCACCAGTAGAGCCTGTGCTTCCGGCGGGTTGAGATGTTCGGCCAGCGCCGTTTCCCACAGCGCCAGCCAGCGGTCAAAGTGGGCTGCTTCTGCGCCAAGATTGCTGTGGGCCGGACCGGGCTGCCCCCGGTAAGCGCTGGGGCCGCCCGTGACCGCCCGCCAGAAGCCTTCCAGCCGGGCGATATGTACCGGCCACCCAGCCCCCGGAAACGGCCCGACGCGCTGCCTGAAGACTGGCCCCAGTAGTTCGTCCTTTACGACTTCGGCGTAAAAGCCCCACAGCAGCGCCCGCAGACGTTCCTCGCCAATGCGCGAGAACAGCGTGTCTCCATCGGCGGTCAGCAGCATTGGCCCAGATGAAGACGCGGTCACGCAGCCCCCACGGCGGCGACGCACAGCAGCACACTGGCTCCCAGCGTCACGTTCGTGATCCAGCCGGGCACGGTTGCGCCCGCCACCGAGGCCCGGCGGACATGCAGCGCCACCGTCCCGCCGATCAGCGCCAGCAGCAGTAACTCGGCCCACAACACTGGGACCGCACCACCCGTAAAGATCATGACCAGCGCCACCGCGCCCAGCACGGCGGTCAGCGGGCCGTTGACCCGCGCGTAATGCCGCCCCACCAGTCGGCGGTGGCTGCGGCGCACCTCCGCATCCGGGAATAGTTCGGTGAAGGCGGGGCTGACCACGAAGGTAGTGAACAGGTACATGCCCACCCACAGGCCCACCAGCAGGATGTTGAGGCCAGACAACCAGGAAAGCGGCGTCATGGCCTCAGACCCCGAAGAATTCGTAGTTACGGGCGATGAAGCTCTCCTCTCCGGCGGGCACGTCCTCCTCGGGGAAAATCGCGCTGACCGGGCAGGCGGGAACGCACGCGCCGCAGTCGATACACTCGTCGGGGTGGATCAGGTACATCTCTCCGGCGTCGTAGATGCACTCCACCGGGCAGACCTCGGTGCAAGCCTGATCCTTGGTGCCAATGCAGGGACTGGTGATGATATGGGTCATGCCTGGAGTGTGGCAGACGGCGCTGGGCAGGGCAATGACCTGGGTCAAGGGGCGTTCAAGATCGGCAGGGTCAGGGCGGGAACTTTTCCCATTCTGCTCTCGTATCATGGAACGTATGCAGACCTATCCTATGCCCCAATCGCAGGCCCGAACGGCAGAAATTGTCCGCACGTTCATGGCCCGCACGTATTCGTGGATGGCCGCCGGGCTGGCCCTGACTGCCGGAATCGCTTACCTAACCGCCCAGAACGAAGCCTTTGCCTACCAGATCATGCAGATTCGGATGCCGTTGCTGCTGGTTCAACTCGGTCTGGTGTTCGGTCTGAGCATCTTTGCCAACCGCCTGAGCAGCTCGGTAGCCGGAATGCTGTTCATCGCCTACGCAGCTCTGACCGGCCTGACCTTCAGTGCCCTGCTGTTCGTCTACAGCCCCACTGCCGTCATCAGCGCCTTTGCCACCACCGCCGGAACCTTCGGAGCCATGAGCGTGGTGGGTTACGTGATCAAAAAGGACCTCAGCGCGATGGGCCGCTTTTTCATGTTCGCCCTGATCGGCCTGATTATCGCCCTGATCGTCAATATCTTCGTCGCCAGCAGCGCCCTGAGCTTTGGTATCAGCGTCATCGGCGTGCTGCTGTTCGCGGGCCTGACGGCCTACGACACGCAGATGCTTCGCAACATGGCCCTCAGCGGCATTGAGGGCGAGCAAGCCGAACGCGCCGCCATCAACGGAGCACTGCGTCTGTATCTGGACTTCATCAATATGTTCCTGTTCATCCTGCGCCTGTTTAGCGGCAGCCGCAGCTAAACCTGAGTCGCATCAAAAGAACCGCCCCGGCACTGGCTGGGGCGGTTTTTTGATGTCTTGGGTCAGCCTTTCAGCGTTGCCGCCATCAGTTCGCGCATGGTCTCCTGGGGCCGTCCTAGCAACTCCTCCAGTGTCGGGTTGACGGGGCCAAATTCGCCCGCCCGGCTGGCAAGGTACATCCCCAGCATAAATTTTGCTGCGCCCGCCGGAATGCCCAGCTTGGCGGCCAACTCATCATCAGGGAAGGTTTCGTGCCGGATGGAACGGCTCAACACTGCCGAGGCGATGCCTGTGAGATCGGTGAAATCCAGCGCCTGTGAGCCGGTCAGCGGCGGCGTAGGACCGTCGTACTGGCCCTCGTTTGCCAGGATAGTGGCCGCCGCCCCGGCCAGATCGCCGTGCGTCGCCCACGCGATCTTGCCGTCATCGGGGGTTGCCATCACACCGCTTTCCAGCGCCAGGCCCATCATGGTGAGGGCGACGGAAGCGTAGAAGCCATTGCGAAGGGCGGTCCAGGCCAGACCAGATGCGGCCAGCATTTTCTCGGTGGCCGCATGATCCACGGCAGGCCCGAAGGCAGAGGTGGGGCTGGCGGCAATCTGACTGGTATAGACGATGCGCCGTGCGCCCACCGTGCGGGCCGCGTCAATGACCGCCGCGTGCTGCGCCAGCGGATCGCCGCCCTGTGCCCGCGCGTTGGAGGACACCAGCAGAATCTGAGTCGCGCCCTCAAAAGCGTATGGCAGGCTGGCGGGGTCACTGAAATCCCCCTGGCGCACACGCACGCCCAGCGCCTCCAGATCGGAGGCTTTCTGCGGATCGCGGACGCTGGCACCTATCCCAGCGGCAGGAATGCGGGTGACGAGTTGCGTGGCGATGGCGCGGCCCAGTTGGCCGGTGGCTCCGGTAATGATGATCATGCTTTGCTCCTTCACAAATCGCCCCACGCGGCCCAGGCCCGCAGGGTGAATGTTAACGCTGGAAACGCTAACAGAAAACCAGCGGTAGCGCAATCGGTGATAACGCCAATATGTTATCGTCGCCTCAATGCCGTCCTTAACCACCGCCACAATGGAGAGTCCCCGGAGCAGGATCATGGAAGCGGCGGCTCAGCTTCTGGCCCAGGGTGGGCGTGAAGCGGTGTCCAGCCGGGCAGTTAGCGCTGCCGCTGGGGTGCAGGCCCCCACCATTTACCGGCAGTTCGGGGATATGCAGGGGCTGCTGGACGCGGTGGCCCGCGAGACCCTGGCCCGGTATGTTGCAGAAGAGGCCACCTTTGACCCCACCGACGATCCTGCCCAGGACCTGCGGCGCGGTTGGGATATCCATGTCGCCTTCGGGCTTGCCAATCCGGCGGTCTATGGCCTGATGTACGGGAACCGAGCTGCCCTGCCTGCGACACAGGCGGCGCACGACGGTCTGGAAATCCTGCAAGGGCTGATCAACCGCGTGGCCCAGGCGGGGCGGCTGCGGGTCAGTGTGCCGCGCGCCACACAGCTCATTGCCGCAGCGGGGCAAGGCGTGACGCTGGAACTGATCGCCACGCCGCCCCAGGCGCGCGATCCCCAGCTTGCCACCGCCATGCGCGAGGCCGTGATGTCCGCCGTCCTTACGGCTCAGGCCCCTGTGGACAGTTCTGGAGAGCAGCCCGGCCCTCAGCGGGTGGCTGCCCGCGCTGTTGCCTTACAGGCGGTTCTGGCCGAAGCTCCAGATATCCTTTCTGTGGCTGAGCGGCAGCTTCTGGAGGAGTGGTTGGAAAGACTGGCAAAGGTGGAAGTGTCGTCCTGAGTTACCAAGCTCTGAAAGTCCGCAGGAGAGCGCAGCCAAAAGGTCTCGCTCTGCTCCCCGGTTTCGCTCGGCACGACAACTCTGCTGACAGATGCTCCGAAATCATTCGCCAAGACGCTTTTATTTACTTCCCGCCGCCATACATCCGAAGCAATCCTGGCAGGTCCTGCTGCAACTCGCCGCCGATCACTTCCGAATTGGTATACACGCGCACGAACTGGCCCTGAGAGTTCACCACGCTGACCTGATCGCCGTGGATGCGGGCGGCCTCGGTGGCTGTGGCCCCAGCGGCCTCGGCGTTGCCCGCGCCCTTTGCATCAGGAGTCGCCGTGTGGGCACTGTGGTCCATGACCATCGTCGGCTGCGGCTTGACGTTCGCCACAAACATGTCTCTGGCCGCCTCGTCGATGGTATCGGCCTGACCCGTCAACCCGGTAAAGGCGGGATCGAAACGGTCTAGGTAAGCACGAACCACCTTCGGGGTGTCAAAACCAGGGTCCACGGTGATGAACTGAATCTGGAGCTTTTTCTGCTGCTCTGGCTTCAGCGTTTCATAGCTGTTCTTGAGGCTCGCCAGCGTGGCCGGGCAGACATCCGGGCAGCGCACGAAGCCGTAGAAGACCAGCCGCATTCGCCCGTCGCCTTTGGCCAGCGTCGTTGCTGTGTCCTGGTCATCCACCAGTCTCAGGGCGGGCAACGTCACCGGATTGTCCAGCGCCTCACCGCCCGTCACGCTGGGGCTGGCCTGCCGCGCAAAGAGCAGTCCACCCAGAATCGCCGCAACCACCAGCAGAACGCCCGTCAACCATTTCATGCGTTCAGGCTAGGCGGTTTGCGGTGGGCGGGTGTCCCCATGACCAAAAGAGAGGCGGGAAAGCATCTCTGCCGTTCCCGCCTCTCTCTTTCCTGCTGCTCTCCAGCCCGTCTACCAGGCGTAGAAGATCGCCACGATCAGCAGCCACACCACGTCTACCAGGTGCCAGTACATGCTGGCGGGCGTGATGGAACCGTGGTTGTACTTGTCCATCTTGCCAGTCATGGCCTGGTAGTAGGGCAGGGCCACGCCGATGCCGCCGATGATGATGTGCAGACCGTGTAGGCCCACGATGATGAAGAAGCACGCCTGCCACAGGTTCTGCTTCCAGTCACTTTCCGCACCGAACAGCGAGAATTCGTAGATCTGGAACAGCATGAATGCCGCGCCCATGATCAGGGTGATGAAGAGGCCCAGGCGGAAGCGCGTGAGCTTGCCGTGGTGGTTGTCCTGCTCGGCGCGGTGCAGCACGAACGAGGAAGACACCAGGATCAGGGTGTTCAGTGCGGCCAGCCAGACGTTGGGGCGCAGGGCGGGCGGCTCGGCGTGGCCGCTGATACGCAGGTACACGTATCCGGCGATCAGCACGCCGAACAGGCCGATTTCGGAGATGATGAACCACGCCATGCCCATGAAGCCGTTGTCGTACTTGGTCAGGTGGTGGTGGGCAACAGGCACGGCGTACTCGCGCGTTCCGGCCCACTTGAACAGGCCGTACAGGAACACCGGGAAGCTGACATACAGCACCAGACTGGCAAACACGTGTCCAGCAGAGGCTTCAAAGAAGGGTTGCAGGCCACCGGTGGGCGTGTAGTTGGTAAACCAGCCGAAGCTCAGGCCGTAGCCCATCAGGAGGATACCTACAGCAGTAATGAAGGGCCAGATGCTGTCCTGGGGCAGGTGGATGGTCTTGGGGTCCACGGGCGTCAGGGTGTCGCCGTTCTTCTCCCAGTCGTACAGCGGGCGCTCGGTGGGAAAGGTGGTGGGGAACTCATGGGCGAAGTTGTACGCGGCGGGCGGGCTGGAGGAGGTCCATTCCAGCGTGTAGCCGCCCCAGGGGTTGTTCGATGCGGTGATGGGCTTTTTGAAGGTGATGTAGATGTTCCAGAACCACACTGCGCCGCCGACCAGCAGCGTCAGTGCGCCCAGCGTGGAGATGAAGTTCAGCTCGGTCCAGGCGAAGTTGCCTGCGGGGTAGGTGTAGTAGCGGCGGGGCATGCCCAGCAGACCCAGGATGTACTGGGGCAAAAAGGTCATCCACGAGCCGATCATGAACAGCCAGAAGTGCCACATACCCAGCTTCTCGTCCATGAAGCGCCCAGTCATCTTGGGCCACCAGTAGTACAGGCCCGCCATCGCCAGGAACGCCGTGCCGAACATCATCACGTTGTGGAAGTGCGCCACCACGAAGTACGACATGGTGACCTGATAATCAAAGGGAATCATCCCCAGCGCCACGCCGGTGATGCCGCCGATCAGGAAGTTGAAGATGAAGCCGATCAGCCAGTAGGTAGGGGTCTTCATGATGATGCGCCCGCCGTACAGCGTGCCGATCAGGTTGAAGATCTTGACCCCGGTGGGAATGGCGACGATCAGCGTGGCGATCATGAAGGCGATCTGCCACGATTCGGGCAGGCCCACGGCGAACATGTGGTGCGCCCACACCAGCAGCGAGACCAGCACGATGCCCAGCAGCGAGTAGACCATCACGCGGTAGCCGAACAGCGGCTTGCGCGCCATCGTCGAGGCGACTTCCGCGCCGATGCCCAGGTAAGGCAGCAGCATCACGTAGACGGCGGGGTGAGAGTAGAACCAGAAGAACTGCTGGAACATCACCGGAACGCCGCCGATGCCGGGGTTGAACATGCTCAGGCCCAGCTTGAGTTCCAGGAACGTGACCAGTGCCGCCGCCGTCAGACCGCCCAGCGAGATGAGCTGGAGGATTGAGGTGGAGAAGATGGCCCACACGAAGATGGGCATCTTCCACAGGCTCATGCCGGGGGCACGCATGTTGACAATCGTGGCCGCGAAGTTGGCACTGCCCAGCAATGAGGCGATGCCGTTGAGGGTCAGGGCCACCATCAGCACGGCCACGCCGGTCTGGTTGGCGTCCACGCTCAGCGGG comes from the Deinococcus sp. AJ005 genome and includes:
- a CDS encoding cbb3-type cytochrome c oxidase subunit I, with protein sequence MTIQAPQQVPSHAPSARPSAWEVLKDYMMTTDHKKIGTLYILTSLIGFAIAGFLAVAIRIQLAVPDNTFLVGNTYNQVLTLHAALMIFFFLIPIGLFGFGNWFLPLQLGVRDVALPRVNTFAVWLFIFSLILVITGLANGGAPGVGWTFYYPLSVDANQTGVAVLMVALTLNGIASLLGSANFAATIVNMRAPGMSLWKMPIFVWAIFSTSILQLISLGGLTAAALVTFLELKLGLSMFNPGIGGVPVMFQQFFWFYSHPAVYVMLLPYLGIGAEVASTMARKPLFGYRVMVYSLLGIVLVSLLVWAHHMFAVGLPESWQIAFMIATLIVAIPTGVKIFNLIGTLYGGRIIMKTPTYWLIGFIFNFLIGGITGVALGMIPFDYQVTMSYFVVAHFHNVMMFGTAFLAMAGLYYWWPKMTGRFMDEKLGMWHFWLFMIGSWMTFLPQYILGLLGMPRRYYTYPAGNFAWTELNFISTLGALTLLVGGAVWFWNIYITFKKPITASNNPWGGYTLEWTSSSPPAAYNFAHEFPTTFPTERPLYDWEKNGDTLTPVDPKTIHLPQDSIWPFITAVGILLMGYGLSFGWFTNYTPTGGLQPFFEASAGHVFASLVLYVSFPVFLYGLFKWAGTREYAVPVAHHHLTKYDNGFMGMAWFIISEIGLFGVLIAGYVYLRISGHAEPPALRPNVWLAALNTLILVSSSFVLHRAEQDNHHGKLTRFRLGLFITLIMGAAFMLFQIYEFSLFGAESDWKQNLWQACFFIIVGLHGLHIIIGGIGVALPYYQAMTGKMDKYNHGSITPASMYWHLVDVVWLLIVAIFYAW